A section of the Macadamia integrifolia cultivar HAES 741 chromosome 9, SCU_Mint_v3, whole genome shotgun sequence genome encodes:
- the LOC122089310 gene encoding disease resistance protein SUMM2-like encodes MNLIAGILGAAGQPIVAIGQCLWVPLRRQIGYIKNLEENFEKLKGKVIELYIKREDVNREINRDTISKMPTTECQAWLQKVGDMENEVNAMETEFRENKRCCIGGLCPDILWRRKLCKKIVEMIDDIVNLNLKGDSMFSGTYIVDVPRQSVEPIPAPTIQGNTPINRTVQKILRCLRDDDNKQKIGIWGMGGVGKTTTMKAINNSPKISSMFEMVIWVTVSKDGDIRKVQKDVIERLSLKFDDNESVGRTAMKIFQRLSNMKNYLVLLDDLWEKMELEDIGIPNPSRENGCKLIITTRSMRVCDKMEIDEAIKVEVLSEEEAWNLFRKKVGNVVDSHDIREIATQVVRKCKGLPLAIIVIGGALRNKKDLSEWRNALKELRSNQYEIIADMEKSVFKLLKFSYDQLERNNIKKCFLYCALYPEDYEIGVTELIQHWWAEGLIDGDLSLDEAYDRGHAIVNYLKDVSLLEGVDLPWNVKMHDVIRDLALTITSSESLFSSTMVVPEDGNQFLVRTNYMGLIKELSSSNDQVDWGQFQRISLMRSKIHNLPENPTSLLLETLFLRDNRSLSGIPESFFEHMHNLRVLDLSETDIRELPSSVSRLVNLGGLFLLDCPYLVTLPSEIGNLKKLRLLHIGVKGRGNFECLPSEIRQLTLLRSLEVTFNKIPISGFQELMLPNGIIPTLSLLENLRICIGCNLSPKLVKTIAQEVGSLKELTAFEFRSETLESFGCWWEKLNKLKRCVVSGCNIFDGNHDHLSSTSTSTATCSAVLPNLGHLTVRDMPSIGAIWESPMPPGSFSRLASLTILYCKNMRQIFTRGILQQLSNLEKLFVSRCHNLQVIVNEKEEEEEGHNDDVAFFPKLKILFLCDLPRLERIWKTVCFPMAPLLEKIRVLECPNLKSLPYFSLGIQQNASSSTTTLRRIEGSAQWWEALEWEHDEIKQQLQPLLHLY; translated from the coding sequence ATGAATTTAATTGCTGGAATATTAGGCGCCGCTGGACAACCAATAGTAGCCATTGGCCAATGTTTATGGGTCCCGCTCAGACGTCAAATTGGGTACAtaaaaaatcttgaagaaaattttgagaaGCTGAAAGGAAAAGTGATAGAGCTCTATATCAAAAGAGAGGATGTAAACAGAGAGATAAACAGAGATACCATATCAAAAATGCCAACAACTGAATGTCAAGCTTGGCTTCAGAAGGTGGGAGACATGGAAAATGAAGTCAATGCCATGGAAACTGAGTTCCGAGAAAACAAGCGTTGTTGCATTGGTGGATTGTGCCCCGACATTTTGTGGCGAAGGAAACTGTGTAAGAAAATTGTGGAAATGATAGATGACATTGTTAATCTCAATCTCAAGGGGGATTCCATGTTTTCAGGAACATACATAGTGGATGTACCACGACAGTCAGTTGAGCCAATTCCTGCACCAACTATACAAGGCAATACACCAATCAATCGTACTGTCCAGAAGATATTAAGATGCTTAAGGGATGATGATAATAAGCAGAAAATTGGCATATGGGGTATGGGTGGAGTCGGAAAAACAACTACAATGAAGGCCATAAACAATTCTCCCAAAATATCAAGTATGTTTGAAATGGTTATTTGGGTAACAGTGTCCAAAGATGGAGATATAAGAAAGGTACAGAAGGATGTTATAGAGCGGCTGTCTTTGAAATTTGATGATAATGAGTCTGTTGGAAGAACAGCCATGAAAATTTttcaaagacttagtaatatgaAGAACTATTTGGTGCTTCTAGATGACTTGTGGGAAAAAATGGAGTTGGAAGATATAGGAATCCCCAACCCAAGTAGAGAAAATGGGTGCAAATTGATAATAACAACTCGGTCCATGCGTGTATGTGATAAAATGGAGATTGATGAAGCAATTAAAGTTGAAGTCTTATCTGAAGAAGAGGCGTGGAACTTGTTTCGCAAAAAGGTGGGCAATGTTGTGGATTCACATGATATAAGAGAAATAGCTACACAAGTTGTTCGAAAATGTAAAGGTTTGCCACTTGCCATTATTGTGATAGGAGGGGCCTTAAGGAATAAGAAAGACCTAAGTGAATGGAGAAATGCATTGAAGGAGTTGAGGTCGAATCAGTATGAAATTATTGCTGATATGGAAAAATCtgtctttaaattattgaagttCAGTTACGACCAATTAGAGAGGAACAATATAAAGAAGTGTTTCTTATATTGTGCTTTAtaccccgaggactatgagatTGGCGTAACAGAACTGATACAGCATTGGTGGGCAGAGGGTTTGATCGATGGTGATTTAAGCTTGGATGAAGCATATGATAGAGGGCATGCTATTGTAAATTACCTAAAAGATGTGTCATTGTTGGAAGGAGTTGATCTACCATGGAACGTGAAGATGCATGATGTGATTAGAGATTTGGCATTAACGATCACATCATCAGAATCATTATTTTCTTCCACAATGGTGGTGCCAGAGGATGGTAATCAGTTCTTAGTGAGAACAAATTATATGGGATTAATAAAGGAGCTGTCATCATCGAATGATCAGGTAGATTGGGGACAGTTCCAAAGGATCTCATTGATGCGTAGTAAAATTCATAATCTACCTGAGAACCCCACATCTCTCTTACTTGAGACGTTATTTTTACGGGATAATAGAAGTTTGAGTGGAATTCCAGAATCATTCTTTGAGCATATGCACAATCTTCGAGTTTTGGACTTATCAGAGACTGATATCAGGGAGTTACCATCTTCTGTTTCACGATTAGTAAACCTTGGTGGATTATTTCTCCTGGATTGTCCCTATTTGGTTACACTACCATCCGAAATAGGGAATCTTAAAAAACTTCGACTCCTTCATATAGGAGTCAAGGGGCGTGGCAATTTTGAGTGCTTACCTAGTGAAATTCGGCAGCTTACGCTCCTTAGAAGTCTGGAAGTGACATTTAATAAAATACCAATTAGTGGGTTTCAAGAACTGATGCTTCCTAATGGGATTATACCAACCCTCTCTCTGCTTGAAAACTTGAGAATATGTATAGGGTGCAATCTTTCTCCAAAGTTGGTAAAAACCATCGCCCAAGAGGTGGGCAGCTTGAAGGAGCTAACTGCATTTGAGTTTCGGTCTGAGACATTGGAAAGTTTTGGCTGCTGGTGGGAGAAGTTAAATAAGCTGAAACGATGTGTTGTAAGCGGATGCAATATCTTCGATGGAAATCATGATCATTTAAGTAGTACATCAACTTCAACTGCTACATGTAGTGCAGTTTTACCAAACTTGGGACACTTGACAGTGAGGGATATGCCAAGTATCGGGGCCATTTGGGAAAGCCCAATGCCACCAGGAAGCTTCAGCCGTTTAGCATCTTTGACCATCCTTTATTGTAAAAACATGAGACAGATTTTCACAAGGGGCATACTCCAACAACTTTCAAACCTTGAAAAGCTTTTTGTTTCTCGATGTCATAACCTCCAAGTAATAGTGAacgaaaaggaagaagaagaagaaggtcatAATGATGATGTTGCTTTTTTCCCAAAATtaaagattctttttctttgtgaCTTACCCCGACTAGAAAGGATTTGGAAAACAGTATGTTTTCCCATGGCGCCATTATTAGAAAAGATAAGAGTTCTAGAATGTCCAAATCTTAAGAGTCTCCCTTATTTCAGTTTGGGGATTCAGCAAAATGCATCATCATCTACGACTACTCTAAGGAGGATTGAGGGCTCAGCTCAATGGTGGGAAGCATTGGAATGGGAACATGATGAGATCAAACAACAACTCCAACCTCTTTTACATTTATACTAA